The proteins below are encoded in one region of Peribacillus muralis:
- a CDS encoding carbamoyl phosphate synthase large subunit, protein MPKDNTIQTILVIGSGPIVIGQAAEFDYAGTQACLALKEEGYKVILVNNNPATIMTDEMNADAVYFEPLTVDVLEKIISKEKPDGLLATLGGQTGLNLAYQLDDAGILEKYDVKLLGTPIDSIKKGEDRQLFRELMLEIDEPVPDSAIVHTLEEAQAFAEKIGFPIIVRPAYTLGGTGGGIADSLETFIELVRGGLQESPITQCLIERSIAGYKEVEYEVMRDGNNTCITICNMENIDPVGIHTGDSIVVAPSQTLSDDEFQMLRAASIKIISALGIIGGCNIQFALDPNSKQYYLIEVNPRVSRSSALASKATGYPIARIAAKLAVGYHLSELINPVTKSTYSSFEPALDYVAVKFPRWPFDKFTGANRKLGTQMKATGEVMALHRSFEGGVQKAVDSLELKTNGLQLLSLRDKSVPELWGKLAEKSDERIFIIFEMLRKGVTVEEIHEATIIDDFFLHSFASLIGKETEIAAKSIESVTKEELQLYKEKGFADHYLASAWNVSEFEVRKHRKALGITAVYKTVDTCAAEFSSHTNYHYSTYFGENEQKKTNKKKVLMIGSGPIRIGQGIEFDYCSVHGVYALQDENVETIMINNNPETVSTDFATADRLYFEPLTLEYVLNVIEAEDIDDVIVQFGGQTAINLAKGLEDYGVNLLGTTFDTLDQLEDRDRFYQLLKKLDIPHVPGSMANSERQLIERSESIGFPVLLRPSYVIGGQGMEIIRSKEDLNDRVKKGTSLVYPVLIDSYIPGKEAEIDLIADGKDIFIPIIAEHIEKAGVHSGDSMALLPARTLKDDMKAKMNHYAQKLVTELGYKGLMNIQYVIEGNNVYVLEVNPRASRTIPIISKVTDIPLVQVATKILLGKYFLSNVFDKTGLMEDIPYAVVKYPVFSTFALSGLDSKVGPEMRSTGEGIAIGKTVKEALAKVFHAQKSRNATGIYQSGSVQLSEELLVQIKGAGLTLCDSGFDKWLKDGNAAVVLAYGTTPEDKKLRLMAAKYRLLAFTEEETFKAYLQSISDTELDVTSLQKWLVTYSKGVSHA, encoded by the coding sequence ATGCCTAAGGACAACACGATACAGACAATTTTAGTGATTGGTTCGGGGCCGATTGTCATCGGTCAGGCTGCCGAATTCGATTATGCGGGAACACAAGCATGCCTCGCTTTAAAAGAAGAAGGATATAAGGTCATTCTTGTTAACAATAACCCGGCAACGATCATGACAGATGAGATGAATGCCGATGCTGTCTATTTCGAACCTTTGACAGTGGATGTGCTGGAAAAAATCATTTCCAAAGAAAAGCCAGACGGCCTGCTCGCTACATTAGGTGGTCAAACAGGCTTGAATCTTGCCTATCAATTGGATGATGCTGGCATACTTGAAAAGTATGATGTGAAACTATTAGGTACACCGATTGACTCGATCAAAAAAGGAGAAGATCGTCAACTGTTCCGTGAACTTATGCTTGAAATCGATGAGCCTGTACCGGATAGTGCAATCGTCCATACATTGGAAGAGGCGCAAGCTTTTGCAGAAAAAATCGGTTTCCCCATCATCGTTCGACCTGCCTATACACTGGGCGGTACTGGTGGAGGGATTGCCGATTCATTGGAGACGTTCATTGAACTCGTCCGGGGCGGACTCCAAGAAAGCCCGATTACACAATGCTTGATTGAAAGAAGCATAGCTGGATATAAAGAAGTCGAATATGAAGTCATGCGTGATGGCAACAATACGTGCATCACCATCTGTAATATGGAAAATATAGATCCGGTCGGCATCCATACAGGCGATTCGATCGTCGTGGCACCATCGCAGACCTTATCGGATGATGAGTTTCAAATGCTGCGCGCTGCTTCCATCAAAATCATTTCCGCTTTAGGTATCATCGGCGGCTGTAACATTCAATTTGCACTTGATCCAAATAGCAAGCAATATTATCTAATAGAAGTGAACCCACGGGTGAGCCGTTCATCGGCATTGGCCTCAAAGGCAACGGGATATCCGATTGCCCGCATCGCCGCAAAGCTTGCCGTCGGCTACCATCTATCTGAATTGATAAATCCTGTAACGAAAAGTACCTATTCAAGCTTCGAGCCCGCCCTAGACTATGTAGCAGTAAAGTTCCCAAGATGGCCATTCGATAAATTCACGGGCGCAAACCGAAAATTAGGAACACAGATGAAGGCAACGGGTGAAGTGATGGCTTTACACCGCAGCTTTGAGGGCGGGGTCCAAAAGGCCGTCGATTCATTGGAATTAAAAACGAATGGACTGCAACTTTTATCGTTGCGTGACAAATCCGTTCCAGAGCTATGGGGAAAACTTGCCGAAAAATCGGACGAACGAATTTTCATCATATTCGAGATGCTTCGTAAAGGCGTGACAGTTGAAGAAATCCATGAGGCGACGATCATAGATGATTTCTTTCTTCATTCCTTCGCTTCGCTTATCGGGAAGGAAACGGAGATCGCAGCCAAGTCCATCGAATCGGTCACAAAAGAAGAACTTCAGCTATACAAAGAAAAGGGGTTTGCCGATCATTACTTAGCGTCCGCATGGAATGTAAGTGAGTTCGAGGTGAGGAAACATCGGAAAGCGCTCGGCATTACTGCTGTATATAAAACGGTTGATACTTGTGCAGCCGAATTCAGCTCACATACGAACTATCATTATTCCACATATTTCGGTGAAAATGAACAGAAGAAAACGAATAAGAAGAAGGTATTGATGATTGGCAGCGGCCCTATCCGGATCGGGCAGGGAATTGAATTCGATTACTGTTCCGTTCATGGGGTTTATGCACTCCAGGACGAAAATGTTGAAACAATCATGATCAACAATAATCCAGAAACGGTAAGCACCGACTTTGCTACGGCAGATCGCCTTTACTTCGAGCCATTAACATTGGAGTATGTCCTGAATGTGATTGAGGCGGAGGATATCGACGACGTCATCGTCCAATTCGGAGGACAGACCGCGATCAATTTGGCAAAGGGCCTTGAAGATTACGGTGTGAATTTGTTGGGAACGACCTTTGATACACTTGATCAGCTGGAGGATCGCGATCGTTTTTATCAGCTATTGAAAAAATTGGATATTCCACATGTGCCAGGTTCAATGGCGAATAGTGAACGGCAGTTAATTGAACGTTCGGAGTCCATTGGCTTTCCAGTCCTATTGCGTCCATCCTATGTCATTGGCGGCCAGGGCATGGAAATCATCCGTTCGAAGGAAGACCTGAACGATAGAGTGAAAAAGGGGACGTCCCTCGTTTACCCTGTGCTGATAGATTCCTATATACCAGGAAAAGAAGCTGAAATCGATTTGATTGCGGATGGAAAAGATATATTTATCCCAATCATTGCCGAACATATAGAAAAAGCAGGCGTACATTCAGGCGATAGCATGGCATTATTGCCGGCACGAACTTTAAAGGATGATATGAAAGCTAAGATGAACCATTATGCTCAAAAGCTTGTAACAGAGCTAGGCTATAAAGGACTTATGAATATCCAATACGTGATTGAAGGAAATAACGTATATGTATTGGAAGTAAACCCGCGTGCCAGCCGGACAATTCCGATCATCAGTAAAGTCACTGATATACCCTTAGTGCAAGTCGCGACAAAAATATTGCTTGGGAAATATTTTTTGTCGAATGTATTCGATAAAACGGGATTGATGGAAGACATTCCGTATGCAGTCGTCAAATACCCAGTTTTCTCAACGTTCGCCCTAAGCGGGCTTGATTCCAAAGTAGGTCCGGAGATGAGATCGACAGGTGAGGGAATTGCAATCGGTAAAACGGTAAAAGAAGCTTTGGCAAAAGTATTCCATGCCCAAAAGTCTAGAAATGCTACAGGCATTTACCAATCCGGATCAGTCCAATTAAGTGAGGAATTGCTTGTGCAAATCAAGGGTGCCGGTTTGACATTGTGTGATTCGGGATTTGATAAGTGGCTGAAGGACGGGAATGCCGCTGTCGTTTTGGCATATGGAACAACGCCAGAAGATAAGAAGCTAAGGCTTATGGCAGCAAAATACCGGTTGCTGGCATTTACGGAAGAAGAAACCTTTAAGGCATATTTGCAATCAATAAGCGATACTGAGCTAGATGTTACCTCGCTACAGAAATGGCTTGTAACATATTCGAAAGGAGTGTCACACGCATGA
- the argF gene encoding ornithine carbamoyltransferase — MSSITVPAQAKILNGKDFLTMKESTPAAIADLLKLAQTIKGKLQAGEEYTPLKGKTLGMIFEKSSTRTRVSFEVGMMQLGGHALFLSGNDLQIGRGESISDTAKVLSEYIDGIMIRTFEHEKIMELAENASIPVINGLTDLAHPCQVLADFLTVIEIKGQLKGLKMSYIGDGNNVANSLMVGCAKMGMDFSIGCPEDYKPDEKVVNYAQKVAESTGSNIVVTTSAQDAIHNADIVYSDVWTSMGQEIENGVRLEAFKDYQINNELVKQAKSDYLFMHCLPAHRGEEVTGEVIDGPNSVVFHQAGNRLHAQKAVLVDLMS; from the coding sequence ATGAGCTCAATTACAGTGCCGGCACAGGCGAAGATTTTAAATGGGAAAGATTTTTTGACAATGAAGGAGTCTACACCTGCAGCCATAGCAGATTTATTAAAACTAGCACAGACGATTAAAGGGAAATTACAGGCTGGCGAGGAATATACACCATTAAAAGGAAAGACGCTGGGGATGATCTTTGAAAAATCGTCTACCAGAACTCGTGTGTCTTTTGAAGTCGGCATGATGCAGCTGGGTGGGCACGCCTTGTTCTTAAGTGGAAATGATCTGCAAATAGGTCGTGGGGAATCCATTTCCGATACGGCAAAGGTCCTTTCGGAATATATTGATGGCATCATGATTCGTACCTTCGAGCATGAAAAAATCATGGAATTGGCGGAGAATGCGTCCATTCCTGTCATCAATGGACTAACAGACCTTGCACATCCATGTCAGGTGCTGGCAGATTTCTTGACCGTCATCGAGATTAAAGGACAGCTAAAAGGGCTGAAGATGAGTTATATCGGCGATGGCAATAACGTTGCCAACTCATTGATGGTCGGCTGTGCAAAAATGGGTATGGACTTTTCCATTGGATGTCCAGAGGACTACAAACCTGACGAAAAAGTCGTCAATTATGCACAAAAAGTGGCAGAATCGACGGGAAGCAATATTGTCGTGACGACATCAGCCCAGGATGCGATACATAATGCCGACATCGTCTATTCCGATGTATGGACGTCCATGGGCCAGGAAATCGAGAATGGAGTCCGCTTAGAAGCGTTTAAAGATTATCAAATAAACAATGAGCTGGTCAAGCAGGCTAAAAGCGACTATTTATTCATGCATTGCCTTCCTGCGCATAGGGGAGAGGAGGTAACCGGTGAAGTCATCGATGGACCCAATTCCGTCGTTTTTCATCAAGCTGGAAATCGTCTTCATGCACAAAAGGCGGTTTTAGTGGATTTAATGTCTTAA
- a CDS encoding YjzC family protein yields MGQNRQFKPGQKAPNNGTYVEIGETGSTVVNPKMIKLDAGDAFPETSNHNRIWTYQRKP; encoded by the coding sequence ATGGGGCAAAATCGTCAATTCAAGCCAGGTCAAAAGGCACCTAATAATGGGACCTACGTAGAAATTGGTGAAACGGGCAGTACGGTCGTCAATCCTAAAATGATAAAGCTCGATGCAGGGGATGCCTTTCCTGAAACATCCAATCATAACCGAATTTGGACTTATCAGCGGAAGCCTTGA